A window of Gloeothece verrucosa PCC 7822 genomic DNA:
TGGAATTGTCGCCGTGATTGAACCCGCTTTTTGGTTGGGACAACCCCGCACAAATGTGGGAAGTTTTCAAGATTATTTTAACACTCTAGTAGGGTGGGAACGCTTTCGAGCCGCACAGTTTGGAATTCGTCATTATTGCACGATAGGATTAAACTCAAAAGAAGCCAATAACGAACCCCTAGCAGAAGAGGTAATGGAACTGTTACCTTTATATCTGAGTAAAGAAGGAGTGGTTGCTATTGGTGAAATTGGTTATGATGATATGACTCCAGCAGAAGATAAATACTTTCGTCTCCAGTTGGAATTAGCGAAAGAACTCGATATGCTGGTGTTGATTCATACTCCGCACCGCAACAAAAAAGCAGGTACTCTTCAAAGCATGGATGTCTGTTTAGAGCATGGGTTAAAACCGTCTCAGGTAATTGTGGATCACAATAATGAAGAAACTGTCCGGCAAGTGTTAGATCGGGGCTTTTGGGCGGGTTTTACCCTTTATCCCCATACCAAAATGAGCGATGCTCGGATGGTAGAAATTGTCCGTCAATATGGATGTGATCGCATTATTGTAGATAGTAGTGCAGATTGGGGGATCAGCGATCCCTTAGCTGTTCCTAAAACGGCTCAGTTAATGCGAGAAAATGGTATTAGAGAAGGGCAGATTAAAGCCGTATGTTATGAAAATGCCTTGGTGGCTTATAGTCAAAGTGGTCAAATGAATGAGCATGACTGGCTTAATCCTCAACCCGTTGATCAACGACAACTATTTGGTAGTAGTTCGGTTTTGCGAGGACAAAAGCCTGTAGTAGAAGAATCCAGCCAAAATTATATTCTCATTGACTAGAGAAGATAGATTATGCAGATTCAGAACTCCCATACCTCACCTGAATAATCTTTGGCAAAAACCAGAATTTTTGAAGAAAACTAATAAAGGATTAAGCCTTTGCCTCTTCCCCAAGAACCATGAATCCCGAATACAAGCAAGCAGTTTACTCGTAGCTTATTTTCTTACTCATACGATTATGACCATTAGGATTGATCAAAAACCACAAGTAGATTTTCAACCGATTCATCAAAGTGTTCCTATTACATTTCACTATGATGTTCATTTTACAAGAGGGCTATTTGAAACCAACAATCCTTTATTAGCAAAAATTATGGTCGCCGATAGAAAAGCCAGAATTAAACAAGCTATTGCCGTCATAGATTCAGGAGTTTTACAACACCATCAGCAGTTATTAAAAAAACTTCAAGATTATAGCGAGCATCACCAAAACTTTTTTACTTTAGTCGGCAAACCTATTATTGTCAAGGGGGGTGAAGAGTGTAAAAATTCTCCCAAATTAATAGAGAGCATTCATGCTTTTATCGATCAAGTAGGATTGTGTCGTCATTCTTATATTTTAGCTATCGGTGGCGGAGCCGTTCTCGATCTAGTGGGTTACGCTGCTGCTACCGCTCATCGGGGGATTCGTTTAATTAGAATTCCGACTACTGTATTAGCTCAAAATGATTCTGGTATTGGAGTTAAAAATGGGGTCAACGCTTTTGGGAAAAAAAATTTTCTCGGCACTTTTGCGCCTCCCTATGCAGTTTTAAATGATTTTAATTTTTTGACCACCCTAGATGATCGAGATTGGCGCTCAGGGATTGCAGAAGCGATTAAAGTCGCACTCATTAAAGATGCTGATTTTTTTGAGTTCATCAGTATATATGTTGGAGAACTTGTCAGTCGAGACAGGTCAATTATGGAACAAGTAATTTATCGGTGTGCCCAGTTACATTTACAACACATTGCTAACAGTGGTGATCCCTTTGAGAACGGGTGTTCTCGTCCTTTAGATTTTGGTCATTGGGCGGCTCATCGCTTGGAACATTTAACGAATTATCGCCTCCGCCATGGAGAAGCAGTAGCAATTGGCCTTGCTCTTGATTGTACCTATTCTTATTTATCAGGGCTACTTTCACAACAGCATTGGCAAAAAATTCTCACAACACTGGCTGCACTCGGTTTTAGTTTTTATATATCAGAATTAGGACTAACCAGTTATAACGGTGAATTATTTCAAGGGTTATCTGAATTTCAACAACACTTAGGAGGAGAATTAACTATCACTTTATTACAAGAAATTGGAAAAGTAAGAGAAGTCCATCAAGTTGATCTAAAATGCTATCAACTATCTGTTAATGTTTTAGAAAATTGGGTAAAAAGCCAAAGAGAAAACTTGTTTTCTTAGCAATAATATTTATCAAGAAAGATGAAATAGCTGGAAAAATATTTGAAGACGAGTATGATTATGTATTAAGCTATATAGCAAATATACATTATATCAGAATATGTCAGAAAAATAAACTCAATACACCCAGGAAAAAATAATATTAATTTTTGTAAATTAACCGATTTTAATATATCTAAGTTAAATTACCATGAACAAAAGGTATATAACTCACCTCAGAGACTTGACCAACTGAGTAAAAAAGCACAAATAACTACCTGAACAACAATAAAGATAACTTGCGTTTGACAGGTGGTGGGCAAGAAAAAAAGGTGTGGAAAAAAAGTAGGCATTTTAACTTATTGCGTTACTTGAAAAACTACAGCTAAACAAAAAAAGCTAATCCGAGCAGAAATATTAAGTTTTTACTGATTTTTTTCTTCTTTAATTGATGATTGAAGCCAATCAGTAGAAGAATGTTTTTGATAATTTTAGTCCAATAAATAGATTAAAAAGAATCTAAAATTTAGTCATTTATCAAACTTGATGATTGACTTATTTTCTCTTTTCAACAATATTTATTGATAAAATTTAGTTTAAATTTTGTGATGTGTTTAATACAAAAAACTTGATTAATATGGCAGAAAAAAATGATATGATCGCTATAGTTTATTCTGTTGAGAGTTAAAAACAATAATGAGTTATCTAAATCCATTACGTCTGGTGTTTGCAGGTGACTTTCAAGCCGATGTTTCAACAGTCAACAACGATGTTCGGATCTACGACAATACGACCTTCGAGGATCGTTTTCAAGAGCTTTTTGTCAATGCGTATCCCGCCGGTAACCCAGACATAATTTATAACGGTTATTGGAACCCAGTAGGTTCTGGGGCATTCCGCATCATTAACTCGACGGTTCGAGGGGTTTACTATCAAGATGGCAGTAGTGCAACAACCCCTATTAACGGTGATCACTCAGTAGGTCTTTACATCAATGGTTCTAATAACCGAGTTGGCGCTAAATTAGTAGATCTTGATCCTCAATGGCAGTCCTCTTCGGAAATTTGGGGGCTGACCATTCGGTTAAGTGACAGTAATGGTAAGGACTTGCTTGTTGGTCAATTTGAACCAGCACCCTTTAGGGATCTCTGGTTAAATCGGCAGCAAGGAAATATAGCAGATTGGGATCAACCCGCCTCTGCGGCTTTCCAATCAGTGCTTACCCATCTACAGTGGGCGACAGATTTATCTCAATATCGGTTTCTCCAAGAACTGAAAGAAGTGACTGAAGCATTTCAAGGGGAAAATGGAATGCTGTCAATTATGATAAATACCTTTGCCTACAAAAGAGACCCTAAAGTCAACAGATTTTCTCTCGGCAGATTAGTAGGAGCCATTGGCCCCTATGTACCGAATGAACCTCACTCTGTCGTAATTGGACGACGCATGGTTCCGAAAATATTACCAAACCAAAATCCTCTTCGACACAAAATCAACTTTTTCAATGGCACAGTTGATCAACCCTCATCCTCAATCTTCCTGGATTTAGGCAATGCTCTGCCATTCACCAT
This region includes:
- a CDS encoding 3-dehydroquinate synthase → MTIRIDQKPQVDFQPIHQSVPITFHYDVHFTRGLFETNNPLLAKIMVADRKARIKQAIAVIDSGVLQHHQQLLKKLQDYSEHHQNFFTLVGKPIIVKGGEECKNSPKLIESIHAFIDQVGLCRHSYILAIGGGAVLDLVGYAAATAHRGIRLIRIPTTVLAQNDSGIGVKNGVNAFGKKNFLGTFAPPYAVLNDFNFLTTLDDRDWRSGIAEAIKVALIKDADFFEFISIYVGELVSRDRSIMEQVIYRCAQLHLQHIANSGDPFENGCSRPLDFGHWAAHRLEHLTNYRLRHGEAVAIGLALDCTYSYLSGLLSQQHWQKILTTLAALGFSFYISELGLTSYNGELFQGLSEFQQHLGGELTITLLQEIGKVREVHQVDLKCYQLSVNVLENWVKSQRENLFS
- a CDS encoding TatD family hydrolase, which encodes MNYIDPHIHMSSRTTDDYQAMKQAGIVAVIEPAFWLGQPRTNVGSFQDYFNTLVGWERFRAAQFGIRHYCTIGLNSKEANNEPLAEEVMELLPLYLSKEGVVAIGEIGYDDMTPAEDKYFRLQLELAKELDMLVLIHTPHRNKKAGTLQSMDVCLEHGLKPSQVIVDHNNEETVRQVLDRGFWAGFTLYPHTKMSDARMVEIVRQYGCDRIIVDSSADWGISDPLAVPKTAQLMRENGIREGQIKAVCYENALVAYSQSGQMNEHDWLNPQPVDQRQLFGSSSVLRGQKPVVEESSQNYILID